In Tenebrio molitor chromosome 8, icTenMoli1.1, whole genome shotgun sequence, a genomic segment contains:
- the LOC138136966 gene encoding LOW QUALITY PROTEIN: chemotaxis regulatory protein ChePep-like (The sequence of the model RefSeq protein was modified relative to this genomic sequence to represent the inferred CDS: deleted 1 base in 1 codon): MSIRSGSKDQCLGPNGGSRNCSEPNGAPGFAQPNGGFTESIKSSSGSSQSNDLAKLSVQARTLSTELAWLPTDRLVPPPERSADFRPPLPPAADSTAISHNDEISPKYTFQPPFNFRSSQPAPFRPQQPIIPSTHRPNYSHLFSHFHNRNPSQTETFRRIRQLQEMDSIWSHFCKSLLQVVKSKTTTEAVGVEKTTTGRSYEETTIEQLHEETTTDFDYDTTLDPSVDYEEQPVSHESIDVNSQEEEASRVSQESSYVNSQEEPSKVPHESVDVNSQEEASKAASQEADDRNDSQEEFDDYVTSEEQQIDSREGPKRSSEENNDIRNEDYEESESQEEKVKTTNATSFEIVTTKPSAMVKDDHFHEFVDTTVIDNVTEELMTTVEDSSDAVQEKKSKSEALETVEEKKSKSEAVEEKKSKSEALLAEPELVVSVVTTKSVVNNTVIPSVTSPPTVTVGTIDDNTTDTWVVVASVQTSRSVSGARYLPSPNVEQDERMKLLNEEVEDVTETTTEEVPTTTLPPTTTKLKTSTESLIDKLDRVQSDLSSSLLTGGFNNEGNNIAVITENMSHKMATTMLDLGITSPQPTPPPPSCTKSSLPLVQIRKFSPLARPSTTTRPKKTFDSFKQNRKTTTTVAPVNLDQPQGDEPPKDEGKNATTGRTSGVSNKTQIIVQDVSAFLPPGYKASDKDKEDTSKLLAEILGKVRPSEESETKNKSM, from the exons ATGTCGATacgatccggctcgaaggaccaatgtTTGGGGCCTAATGGGGGCTCCAGGAATTGCTCGGAACCAAATGGGGCTCCTGGGTTTGCTCAGCCTAATGGAGGCTTCACTG AATCCATCAAGAGCTCAAGCGGCAGCTCCCAAAGCAACGACCTTGCGAAGCTGTCGGTCCAGGCCAGAACCCTTTCGACAGAACTCGCCTGGCTTCCAACAGATCGACTCGTACCTCCCCCAGAGAGATCTGCAGACTTCCGACCTCCCCTACCACCTGCAGCAGACTCTACCGCAATATCGCATAACGACGAAATCTCCCCCAAGTACACTTTTCAACCCCCCTTCAACTTCAGGAGTTCCCAGCCGGCGCCCTTCAGACCGCAACAACCCATCATCCCCTCCACGCACCGTCCCAACTACTCCCATCTGTTTTCGCACTTCCACAACAGGAATCCCTCCCAGACGGAGACGTTTCGAAGAATCCGGCAACTCCAAGAAATGGATTCGATTTGGAGTCACTTTTGCAAGTCACTTTTGCAAGTTGTCAAATCGAAGACCACAACCGAAGCTGTCGGTGTTGAAAAGACTACAACGGGGAGAAGTTACGAAGAGACCACGATCGAGCAACTCCACGAAGAGACAACAACGGATTTCGACTACGACACAACTTTGGATCCTTCCGTTGACTATGAAGAGCAACCAGTGTCGCACGAATCAATTGACGTCAACTCCCAAGAAGAAGAAGCTTCGAGAGTATCGCAAGAATCGAGTTACGTCAACTCCCAAGAGGAACCTTCGAAAGTGCCGCACGAATCAGTTGATGTCAACTCCCAAGAAGAAGCGTCGAAAGCTGCATCGCAGGAAGCTGATGATCGTAACGACTCCCAAGAAGAATTTGATGACTACGTGACTTCTGAAGAGCAACAAATTGATTCTAGGGAAGGACCGAAGAGAAGTTCGGAGGAAAATAACGACATACGCAACGAAGATTACGAAGAATCTGAGAGTCAGGAGGAGAAGGTAAAGACCACCAACGCCACGTCCTTTGAGATTGTAACAACGAAACCGTCGGCGATGGTGAAAGATGATCATTTCCACGAGTTTGTCGACACTACGGTTATTGACAATGTTACTGAAGAACTGATGACTACGGTTGAAGATAGCAGCGACGCAGTCCAAGAGAAGAAGAGCAAGAGTGAAGCTCTAGAAACAGTCGAAGAGAAAAAGAGCAAGAGTGAAGCAGTCGAAGAGAAGAAGAGCAAGAGTGAAGCTCTTTTGGCGGAACCTGAACTGGTGGTGTCGGTGGTTACTACGAAGAGTGTGGTCAACAATACTGTCATTCCGTCGGTGACTTCTCCACCGACTGTTACGGTTGGTACGATTGACGACAACACCACGGACACTTGGGTCGTGGTGGCTTCGGTCCAAACTAGTCGAAGCGTGTCCGGGGCTCGTTATTTACCATCACCAAACGTCGAACAGGACGAAAGAATGAAACTGCTCAACGAAGAAGTGGAGGATGTCACCGAAACAACAACCGAAGAAGTACCAACCACGACGTTACCTCCAACTACTACCAAGCTGAAGACGTCGACTGAAAGTCTCATCGACAAGCTGGATCGGGTCCAGTCGGACCTCTCCAGTAGTCTACTGACAGGTGGTTTCAACAACGAAGGCAACAATATTGCTGTCATCACGGAAAACATGTCGCACAAGATGGCGACGACGATGTTGGATCTGGGGATCACGTCTCCACAACCGACACCACCGCCGCCTTCCTGTACCAAATCTTCGTTGCCGCTGGTCCAAATTCGAAAATTCTCGCCTTTGGCGAGGCCTTCGACGACGACGCGCCCCAAGAAGACCTTCGACAGCTTCaaacaaaacaggaaaacaACTACGACTGTCGCTCCGGTGAATCTGGACCAACCCCAA GGCGACGAACCGCCGAAAGATGAAGGGAAGAATGCTACCACCGGAAGGACGTCGGGAGTGTCGAACAAAACGCAAATTATTGTTCAAGACGTCAGTGCTTTCTTGCCTCCGGGGTACAAAGCTAGCGACAAAGACAAAGAAGACACTTCCAAATTGCTCGCCGAGATTTTGGGCAAAGTCAGACCAAGTGAAGAAAGTGAAACCAAAAACAAAAGTATGTAG